One part of the Chryseobacterium sp. 7 genome encodes these proteins:
- a CDS encoding DUF7009 family protein produces MKIRIKDNSLRFRLTQSEVAKLGEDGAVSSFTEFVNRPFIYSIEKTGEEELSAEFIDNRIVLRMPEIMITEWTSTDRVGFEGQTGNIKLLIEKDFVCIDNTLEDQSDNYPNPNMKC; encoded by the coding sequence ATGAAAATAAGAATTAAAGATAATTCATTAAGATTTCGTCTTACCCAATCCGAAGTTGCAAAACTAGGTGAAGACGGAGCTGTCTCAAGCTTTACAGAATTTGTAAACCGTCCGTTTATTTATTCCATTGAAAAAACAGGTGAGGAAGAACTTTCTGCAGAATTTATTGACAACAGGATTGTTCTGAGAATGCCGGAAATAATGATCACGGAATGGACTTCCACAGACAGAGTAGGCTTTGAAGGTCAGACCGGAAACATTAAGCTTTTGATAGAAAAAGATTTTGTATGCATTGATAATACGCTGGAAGATCAAAGCGACAATTACCCGAATCCCAACATGAAATGCTAA